One stretch of Segatella copri DNA includes these proteins:
- a CDS encoding GLUG motif-containing protein, producing MNTGVLDANKNLVSKSDLTEWKPIGARWSSYTGTFDGQGYTISGLYFNNPTSSYVGLFGSIGANGKISNVGVLDSYFQFSELGGGVCGVNYGTVRDCKNTGSVRGLAAIGGVCGLNEKGGIIENSFNEGTVSGTGDNVQQVGGVCGYNNGTIKSCYNTASVSGQNSVGGVCGLNSRGIITNCFNEGTVSGQTFVGGVCGNGCGVTTTNCFNGGIVSGQSHVSGVCGYDYNYDGTLTNCYYLSDTAKGGINGKDVSGKAEGKSIEQFKSGEVAYLLNGSTSEGELAWYQKLGTDAYPVLTATKGNTVYNGSFRYCDNTAASYSNSTSEDVLVHQMSATLASPEHDADKHIYHMDCRNEGCTLHKYVADKAGNIEVTKDANNKFVATEDLTLADGEDFKDYEPFISKTISYSRDIPKGSTWGTLCLPFAIDQSQVKECKFYSLTGIDNDCITLESYEEGIIPAGTPVLFKMNEGKTSLSLSASNAEIATAPTVAGTNTDVNLVGSFTKIGGKDNKGLDKNDYIIGKNKFWRVSDLDDGNRVGIKPMRAYIHPANEYLARAAMLSIGKGDGTTAIDNLNAISNDANAEYYDANGRRTNGLQKGLNIVKRGSKTYKIMVK from the coding sequence GTGAACACAGGCGTTCTTGACGCAAATAAAAATCTGGTAAGCAAAAGCGACCTTACAGAATGGAAACCTATTGGTGCTCGTTGGTCTTCATATACTGGCACCTTTGATGGCCAGGGATACACCATCAGCGGATTGTATTTCAATAATCCTACCTCATCTTATGTTGGCTTGTTTGGCAGCATAGGAGCCAACGGCAAGATTTCCAACGTAGGAGTTTTGGATTCATATTTTCAGTTCAGTGAGCTTGGGGGAGGTGTATGCGGAGTGAATTATGGCACTGTCAGAGATTGCAAAAATACAGGTTCTGTCAGAGGATTAGCAGCAATAGGCGGCGTGTGCGGATTAAATGAAAAAGGCGGAATAATAGAAAACAGCTTTAATGAAGGCACTGTCAGCGGAACAGGTGATAATGTTCAACAAGTCGGTGGCGTGTGCGGCTATAACAATGGCACAATCAAAAGCTGCTATAACACAGCTTCTGTAAGCGGACAAAATTCTGTCGGCGGCGTGTGCGGCTTAAACTCGCGTGGTATAATAACAAATTGCTTTAATGAAGGCACTGTAAGCGGACAAACTTTTGTCGGCGGCGTGTGCGGAAATGGCTGTGGTGTTACAACAACAAATTGCTTTAATGGAGGCATTGTCAGCGGACAAAGTCACGTCAGCGGCGTGTGCGGATATGACTATAACTATGATGGTACATTAACAAATTGCTATTATCTTAGTGACACAGCCAAAGGCGGTATAAACGGAAAAGATGTGAGTGGCAAGGCAGAGGGAAAGTCCATAGAGCAGTTTAAGAGCGGTGAGGTGGCTTATTTGCTCAACGGAAGTACATCAGAAGGCGAACTGGCTTGGTACCAGAAACTAGGCACAGATGCTTATCCTGTACTGACAGCTACAAAGGGTAATACAGTATATAATGGATCATTCCGTTACTGTGACAATACGGCTGCCTCATATAGCAACAGCACTTCTGAGGATGTGCTGGTTCACCAAATGTCTGCCACCTTGGCAAGTCCTGAACATGACGCCGACAAACACATCTATCACATGGACTGCCGCAACGAGGGCTGTACTCTGCATAAGTATGTAGCAGACAAGGCTGGAAACATCGAGGTAACAAAGGATGCAAACAACAAGTTTGTGGCTACCGAAGATCTGACACTTGCCGACGGCGAGGACTTCAAGGACTATGAGCCATTCATATCCAAGACCATCTCTTATAGCCGAGATATCCCTAAAGGTTCTACCTGGGGAACGCTCTGCTTGCCTTTCGCCATTGACCAGAGCCAGGTAAAAGAATGTAAGTTCTATAGTCTTACAGGTATTGATAATGATTGTATCACTCTTGAGAGTTATGAAGAGGGCATAATCCCTGCCGGCACTCCGGTGCTCTTCAAGATGAATGAGGGTAAGACATCACTTAGTCTTTCTGCAAGCAATGCAGAAATTGCAACTGCCCCAACTGTAGCTGGAACAAACACAGATGTCAACCTCGTAGGTTCATTCACCAAGATTGGCGGCAAAGACAATAAGGGTCTTGACAAAAACGACTACATCATTGGTAAGAATAAGTTCTGGCGTGTCTCTGACTTGGATGATGGCAATCGCGTGGGCATCAAACCGATGCGTGCATACATCCATCCTGCCAATGAATATCTGGCAAGAGCAGCCATGCTGAGCATCGGAAAGGGTGATGGCACTACTGCCATTGACAACCTCAACGCTATCAGCAACGATGCCAATGCAGAATACTATGATGCGAATGGTCGTCGTACCAATGGTCTGCAGAAGGGTCTGAACATCGTGAAGCGTGGCAGCAAGACTTATAAAATCATGGTTAAGTAA
- a CDS encoding RagB/SusD family nutrient uptake outer membrane protein — protein MKKTIYSLLAITALLFSSCESFTELEPKGKNLLTTTDQLEMLLNKEYEGCSSDMRQMAGDMIYAYSNVATIISQPVKTRNVIIWTYDEANMDKMAELTSSDQDYTNFYGYIGTIANPILSKIDAASGTEADKKLLKSEALTLRAWSFYMLVNKFAKAYNPATAATDSGIILMTEDKDIQTAQPKSTIEEVYQQILKDANEAIEIDGLPNSAVNKMRFSKPAAYAVKALALLNMQKYDEAEEVAKQAIDINGTINNYNTSYLGSTQGYITGGTYPVINRGKKGTDEDYFLNGNSESFNAYTPTTMANFEDGHAYKDKMSNMNMMYDYLMDAGVSMLGETGFNLTFDLNSLWNDGGLRSTQMYLTIAECETHKGNYDTAMEYLDKVRVNRIDPAKYQPLKGTVSTKKEAIKHVKQVTMNEDIYSVNIFIDKKRWNQCDGWKQNYSRTLAGKTYTITPDSKMWIFPFPQSVINNNGNITQNYKE, from the coding sequence ATGAAAAAAACAATATACAGTTTACTGGCAATCACAGCATTGCTGTTCTCATCTTGTGAGAGTTTCACGGAATTGGAGCCAAAGGGCAAGAACTTGCTTACCACAACCGACCAATTAGAAATGCTTCTCAACAAAGAGTATGAGGGATGTTCCTCTGATATGCGACAAATGGCTGGTGATATGATATATGCCTACAGCAATGTAGCAACAATCATCAGTCAGCCAGTTAAGACCCGCAACGTCATCATCTGGACTTACGATGAAGCCAATATGGACAAGATGGCAGAATTGACTTCCAGTGATCAAGACTACACTAATTTCTACGGCTACATCGGCACGATTGCCAACCCAATTCTCTCAAAGATTGATGCCGCATCTGGTACGGAAGCAGACAAGAAACTTTTGAAAAGCGAAGCCCTGACATTGAGAGCCTGGTCATTCTATATGTTGGTCAACAAGTTTGCCAAGGCTTACAATCCAGCTACAGCTGCTACAGATTCAGGAATTATCCTGATGACAGAGGATAAAGATATCCAGACTGCTCAACCTAAGAGTACGATTGAGGAAGTTTATCAGCAGATACTCAAGGATGCCAATGAAGCAATTGAGATAGATGGTCTTCCTAACTCTGCCGTTAACAAAATGCGCTTCAGTAAACCCGCAGCTTATGCCGTAAAGGCATTGGCATTGCTCAACATGCAGAAGTATGACGAGGCAGAAGAAGTGGCCAAGCAGGCTATCGACATCAATGGCACCATTAACAACTATAATACCTCATATCTTGGTAGTACCCAAGGTTATATAACAGGCGGGACTTATCCTGTTATCAATCGTGGCAAGAAAGGAACCGATGAGGATTATTTCTTAAATGGAAATTCTGAAAGCTTCAATGCTTACACCCCTACTACCATGGCAAACTTTGAGGACGGACATGCCTATAAGGACAAGATGAGCAATATGAATATGATGTATGATTACCTGATGGATGCCGGAGTAAGTATGCTGGGTGAAACTGGTTTCAATTTAACTTTTGATCTCAACTCGTTATGGAATGATGGTGGTCTTCGCTCTACCCAGATGTATCTCACCATCGCCGAATGCGAGACCCACAAAGGCAACTACGATACAGCCATGGAATATCTCGACAAGGTACGCGTAAACCGCATCGATCCTGCCAAGTATCAGCCCCTCAAAGGCACAGTCAGCACCAAGAAAGAAGCCATCAAGCACGTGAAGCAGGTGACCATGAATGAGGACATTTACTCTGTCAATATCTTCATAGACAAGAAGCGCTGGAACCAGTGCGATGGCTGGAAGCAGAACTATAGCCGCACACTTGCTGGAAAGACTTATACCATCACTCCAGACAGTAAAATGTGGATATTCCCATTCCCTCAGAGCGTGATAAACAATAATGGTAATATCACACAGAACTACAAAGAATAA
- a CDS encoding SusC/RagA family TonB-linked outer membrane protein, translating to MKEFGRMKRILFATSLLVGATLCGGTSTAMAQQSKHQTVTINAKSMSVKQFFAEVKKQTGLNFIYSTDLAAKLPHITVNATNRPLRQVLDEVMNKVNCRYEIEGNIVTITRRIAGERVRNVSGVVTDESGEPLIGVSVCIDDSKVCTITDSKGFYTLKVPANACTLKFSYLGMSNAELRLGSGRAPLSRNIQMVTDNQLSDVVVTGYQEISKPKMTGSVTTITSAKLDERYTTNIMNNLEGRVAGLSTYNGKMTIRGTSSLYAETTPLLVVDGVPVEGNIDDLNPYDIESVNILKDAAANAIYGARASNGVIVVTTKNAKKAGKIDIDFAANLTVYEKKNVDYADNFYMTPEQQVDAEAKYWDYYFFHNDGEVADPIVTTAQSISMGTQAVTPIEYAYYQRSKGEISEEDLQNQLASFKKNNYAKEYADAVYKQRVMQQYNLSLRGRSDKFTNNLTINYKYDNSGLINHFANQFNAQYKGSYNVVKWLTASMTINGIYSKSKEVGYDNNSYYSDIWKQPAYMPFYNADGSVKGQHYWYDGNDYMTFGSPFEDLSSNPVDEYYNNTQVTRRQYMRYHGDLLFKIIDGLTANAQFVYETNHNTVEWNATQDSHVMRTMRNAYYYQSADGTIKNYVPTTGGLLRTTNSDGRYWTARGQLNYAKTFGKHDIMAIAGLEFRETKLTGSKALMLGYDDQLQTSSTHTIDFGTLSTMNYSPLFFGASGGYPASQFVFDPYIKEGMGVVPETHHKYASGYFNLTYTYDEKYNVFGSFRKDYADVYGLNAKFRGTPLWSVGAGWLIHNEDFMKDIKWVNFLKLRASYGVTGNIYQGATSYMTATSGELNQYTNLPYGTIESPANPNLKWEQSRTTNIGIDFGLLDNRLRGSIDYYNKAAKDVFSYRTLDPTTGFTSMFVNMASMRNRGIELQITYDWLRGASRKNWSWTTNFTMSHNSNIVTDVENPSNRASQLIERPYVKGKPSSALWSYRFAGISDQEGEKGQSLFYIEDGGKSHSATGKSISILEYSGQSEPKVIMGMDNSVRWNGFSFSILMAYYGGHMMRALAHNETFSSTWSTAIASYFLNAWTPEHPTDIPGIGRYASTTTGSETTYSNNAIHHADFLKIRNIVLGYDFPQEWFRGTGINRLSLRFQIDNPKYLWVANDVHVDPETLGLRNPSSYIFGLNISF from the coding sequence ATGAAAGAATTTGGAAGAATGAAACGAATCCTTTTCGCTACCTCCCTGCTTGTAGGAGCAACCCTATGTGGAGGAACCAGTACCGCTATGGCTCAGCAGTCAAAGCACCAGACGGTAACTATCAATGCAAAGTCGATGAGTGTGAAACAGTTCTTCGCTGAAGTCAAGAAGCAGACTGGCTTGAACTTCATCTACAGTACAGATTTGGCAGCCAAGTTGCCACACATCACGGTGAATGCCACCAACCGCCCGTTGCGCCAAGTACTTGACGAGGTGATGAACAAGGTAAACTGCCGTTATGAGATTGAGGGTAATATCGTGACTATCACTCGCCGTATAGCAGGTGAGAGAGTACGTAATGTATCCGGTGTCGTCACCGATGAAAGTGGCGAGCCGCTGATTGGTGTGTCCGTATGCATCGACGACAGCAAGGTTTGCACCATCACCGACAGCAAGGGTTTCTATACCTTGAAGGTGCCAGCCAATGCTTGCACCTTAAAGTTCAGCTACCTCGGTATGAGCAATGCAGAATTACGTCTGGGAAGCGGTAGAGCACCTTTAAGCCGTAACATACAGATGGTTACCGACAATCAGCTTTCTGATGTTGTGGTAACAGGTTATCAGGAGATTTCCAAACCTAAGATGACAGGTTCTGTCACTACCATCACCTCAGCCAAATTGGACGAGCGTTACACCACCAACATCATGAACAACCTCGAAGGTCGCGTGGCAGGTCTTTCCACTTATAATGGAAAGATGACTATCCGTGGTACCTCCTCTCTCTATGCCGAAACCACCCCATTGCTGGTAGTGGATGGCGTACCTGTAGAGGGAAACATCGACGATTTGAACCCTTACGACATTGAGAGCGTAAACATATTGAAGGATGCCGCAGCCAATGCCATCTATGGTGCCCGTGCATCCAATGGTGTCATCGTAGTAACCACCAAGAATGCCAAGAAGGCAGGCAAGATTGACATCGACTTCGCAGCCAACCTCACGGTATATGAGAAGAAGAACGTAGATTATGCCGACAATTTCTATATGACTCCAGAACAGCAGGTGGATGCGGAGGCCAAGTATTGGGACTACTATTTCTTCCATAATGATGGTGAAGTGGCTGACCCTATCGTTACTACTGCTCAGTCAATCTCTATGGGTACCCAAGCGGTAACTCCTATCGAATATGCCTATTACCAGCGATCTAAGGGAGAAATTTCCGAGGAAGATTTGCAGAACCAGTTAGCTTCTTTCAAGAAGAACAACTATGCCAAGGAGTATGCAGATGCCGTATATAAGCAGAGAGTGATGCAGCAGTACAACCTCTCGCTTCGTGGGCGCAGCGATAAGTTCACCAACAACCTGACTATCAACTATAAGTATGACAACAGTGGACTGATCAATCATTTCGCCAATCAGTTTAATGCCCAGTATAAGGGTTCATACAATGTAGTCAAGTGGCTCACAGCCTCCATGACTATCAATGGTATCTATAGCAAGAGTAAGGAAGTAGGTTACGACAACAATAGCTACTATAGCGATATCTGGAAACAACCAGCCTATATGCCATTCTATAATGCTGATGGAAGCGTCAAAGGACAACACTATTGGTATGATGGCAATGATTACATGACCTTCGGTTCTCCTTTTGAGGATTTAAGTTCCAATCCAGTGGATGAGTATTACAATAACACCCAGGTTACCCGCCGTCAGTATATGCGCTATCATGGAGATTTGCTCTTCAAGATTATTGACGGATTGACTGCCAATGCCCAGTTTGTATATGAAACCAATCATAACACCGTAGAATGGAATGCAACACAAGATAGTCATGTGATGCGTACCATGCGTAATGCTTATTATTATCAATCTGCAGATGGCACTATCAAGAACTACGTTCCTACCACTGGCGGTCTGCTCCGTACTACAAATAGTGACGGACGTTATTGGACAGCACGTGGACAGCTGAATTATGCCAAGACCTTTGGCAAGCACGACATCATGGCGATTGCCGGCTTGGAATTCCGTGAAACCAAACTGACAGGTTCTAAGGCCTTAATGCTGGGTTATGACGACCAGTTGCAGACAAGCTCTACCCACACAATAGACTTTGGAACATTGAGTACCATGAACTATTCACCTCTTTTCTTTGGCGCATCAGGTGGTTACCCTGCAAGCCAATTTGTATTCGATCCTTATATCAAGGAAGGAATGGGAGTTGTTCCTGAGACTCACCACAAGTATGCTTCTGGTTATTTCAACCTCACCTATACTTATGATGAGAAATACAATGTGTTCGGTTCGTTCCGTAAGGACTATGCTGATGTATATGGCTTGAACGCCAAGTTCCGCGGCACGCCACTCTGGTCAGTAGGTGCAGGATGGTTGATTCATAATGAAGACTTCATGAAGGATATCAAATGGGTAAACTTCCTGAAACTCCGTGCCAGCTATGGTGTAACTGGTAACATCTATCAAGGTGCAACCAGTTATATGACAGCTACATCAGGAGAACTCAATCAATATACCAACTTGCCATACGGCACCATCGAAAGTCCTGCCAACCCTAACTTGAAGTGGGAGCAGAGCCGCACTACCAACATCGGTATCGACTTCGGATTGCTCGACAACCGCTTACGTGGTTCCATCGATTATTATAACAAGGCGGCAAAGGATGTGTTCTCTTATCGCACCCTCGACCCAACAACGGGTTTCACCTCTATGTTCGTCAACATGGCTTCTATGCGCAATCGTGGTATAGAATTGCAGATTACTTATGATTGGCTGAGAGGGGCAAGCCGTAAGAATTGGAGTTGGACCACCAACTTCACCATGTCACACAACAGTAATATTGTAACCGATGTAGAGAACCCATCAAACAGAGCATCCCAGTTGATTGAAAGACCATACGTCAAAGGAAAGCCATCCAGTGCCCTCTGGTCATACCGCTTTGCTGGCATCAGCGACCAAGAAGGCGAGAAGGGTCAATCTCTGTTCTACATTGAGGATGGGGGCAAATCTCACAGTGCAACAGGCAAAAGTATAAGCATCTTGGAATACTCTGGTCAGAGCGAGCCAAAGGTTATCATGGGTATGGACAACAGCGTAAGATGGAACGGATTCTCTTTCAGCATTCTGATGGCTTACTATGGCGGTCACATGATGAGAGCCTTGGCGCATAATGAAACATTCTCAAGCACCTGGAGCACCGCTATCGCCAGCTATTTCCTGAATGCATGGACGCCAGAACACCCAACAGATATTCCAGGCATTGGCAGATACGCCTCTACAACGACTGGCTCTGAAACAACCTATAGCAATAATGCTATTCATCATGCAGACTTCCTGAAGATCAGAAATATCGTATTGGGCTATGATTTTCCACAGGAGTGGTTCAGAGGAACAGGCATCAACCGCCTCTCTCTCCGCTTCCAGATAGACAACCCTAAGTATCTATGGGTAGCCAACGATGTGCATGTTGACCCAGAGACTCTTGGACTCCGCAATCCAAGTTCATACATCTTTGGTCTGAACATCAGTTTCTAA
- a CDS encoding transposase gives MTSEPLNQYTEICRDAIKSSSAKLSKTFESLLLEILLLYMTIQRKINFTQMERYGTHCEQTYRTNFNRGRAKCIDWVKFNLALCRRYLNMDGLLAIAIDPSYISKSGKKTPHIGTFWSGCASSMKHGLEIMGLALVDVHANSCMMLRAHQTPSTGELKMRNMTLVQHYIAVIKRYKKDLLKVTDIVVADAFFSIRPFVDGIKECGFHLVSRFRDTASLYYVYTGPRSNKPGRPKTLDGKINYKKLDLTRMAELHIEGLEGTAYTLIAYSKALKQKVRLVIWVMPNGKHKLFFSTKTSMSGEEVLRTYRSRFQIEFCFRDAKQYTGLTHCQARHKNQLDFSYNASFASQNVAKVMMKENELPYSMASFKEIMASTYIAKLIFNKCRRIPNRKLISHTIKELFGWQRKAA, from the coding sequence ATGACATCAGAACCACTCAACCAATATACGGAAATATGCAGAGATGCTATCAAAAGTTCATCTGCAAAGTTAAGCAAAACTTTCGAGAGTCTACTCTTGGAAATACTTTTATTGTACATGACGATACAAAGAAAGATAAATTTCACTCAAATGGAGCGTTACGGCACCCATTGTGAGCAGACCTACAGAACGAACTTCAACCGTGGTCGTGCTAAATGCATAGACTGGGTGAAGTTCAACCTTGCCCTATGCCGACGTTACTTGAATATGGATGGTCTATTGGCTATAGCCATCGATCCGAGCTACATCAGCAAGTCGGGTAAGAAGACTCCGCATATCGGTACTTTCTGGTCCGGTTGTGCAAGTTCCATGAAGCATGGGCTTGAAATCATGGGGCTTGCACTTGTCGATGTCCATGCCAACAGTTGCATGATGCTGCGCGCCCATCAGACTCCATCTACTGGAGAATTGAAAATGCGTAACATGACTCTCGTGCAACATTACATAGCGGTCATCAAGCGTTATAAGAAGGATTTGTTGAAGGTCACCGATATTGTTGTCGCTGACGCTTTCTTCTCTATCCGTCCGTTTGTGGACGGAATCAAAGAGTGCGGTTTCCATCTTGTCAGCCGCTTCAGGGATACTGCGAGCCTATATTATGTGTATACGGGACCTCGTTCCAATAAGCCTGGACGTCCCAAGACACTTGACGGAAAAATCAACTACAAGAAACTTGACCTCACACGTATGGCAGAGTTGCATATTGAAGGACTTGAAGGCACAGCCTACACACTCATAGCCTATTCAAAGGCATTGAAGCAGAAAGTGCGCCTTGTCATTTGGGTTATGCCGAACGGAAAACACAAGCTTTTCTTCTCAACAAAGACATCCATGTCGGGTGAGGAAGTGTTGCGCACATACCGCTCAAGATTCCAAATAGAGTTTTGTTTTCGCGATGCAAAGCAATATACTGGTCTTACGCATTGCCAAGCAAGACACAAGAACCAGTTGGACTTTTCCTATAATGCATCATTCGCATCACAGAATGTTGCGAAAGTGATGATGAAGGAAAATGAATTGCCGTATTCCATGGCTTCTTTCAAGGAGATTATGGCAAGCACATACATCGCTAAATTAATTTTCAACAAGTGTCGGAGAATACCGAACCGAAAGTTAATTAGTCATACTATCAAAGAACTCTTTGGCTGGCAACGTAAAGCTGCTTAG
- a CDS encoding protein-disulfide reductase DsbD domain-containing protein, which yields MKRFLSMMAIALLACIATMAATAKKTNLKILYVGGHSDIETLGVADYDKEAHAKSIETRTAAWKVFLETYFTTVKTVQGKDYNYRMSYDYDVTIIDGDPTPIEPRRTIIENDRFSKLIPAKYFPENFDRPVITIADESETTGRYIGVKNDWYCLCLLGHAYNMNTKSAIFKGPYKVKITTTNRPTPAGAKEYAEMCQEKLPDMIPMWKVQNKDYSNTKGYKAGLVTRQWGYLDSPDTEIMSGGESAKSYGAIAIGRHANFLHWGFSASPADMTEEAKPVFLNAVIYINKFKGHHIIARKLNEGISTRTTIDEHKYTVSKENYEAYKNSIEDFNNQIKHLADSLQKVVAAGGKMSETDKMYMKMAENPQPISSYIDYVKERAGELYEMFGTDVDKYSSYYTENRPYFYCKLNEYGEILDEDAKSIGIANNDKRILDKAISMWEKGKDIEKAKRILYRYTLLRYDNAKQWREWYNKYQSKLFFTESGGWLWLVNDLDPKTPGNDYSVLKFYEFNESNIAPIQEKATKEEPVALSSAVSAVGKDKELIIRMKIYPGYHIYAKVSDQDPYIQTTYDLKAEGDVKLVGELQKPVGRPMAGSKSIILEGEQIFRQKIEGKSGKITFIVNYQACDSHVCLMPKSKTITIEL from the coding sequence ATGAAAAGATTTTTATCAATGATGGCAATAGCCTTGTTAGCGTGCATCGCAACAATGGCTGCCACAGCCAAAAAGACGAATCTGAAAATACTCTATGTAGGAGGTCATTCCGACATAGAGACTTTAGGAGTAGCAGACTATGACAAGGAAGCTCATGCCAAGAGTATTGAGACAAGAACTGCCGCCTGGAAAGTCTTTCTTGAAACATATTTCACTACAGTGAAAACGGTACAAGGAAAAGACTACAACTACAGGATGTCATACGACTATGATGTAACCATCATTGATGGCGACCCAACTCCTATTGAGCCACGTCGCACAATCATTGAAAATGACAGATTCAGCAAGCTGATACCAGCCAAGTATTTCCCAGAGAACTTTGACCGCCCTGTCATCACCATCGCAGACGAAAGCGAGACAACAGGTCGCTATATCGGTGTGAAAAACGACTGGTATTGTCTCTGCCTTCTTGGTCATGCTTACAACATGAATACCAAGAGTGCCATCTTCAAAGGTCCTTATAAGGTGAAGATAACCACCACAAATCGCCCAACTCCTGCAGGCGCAAAGGAATATGCAGAAATGTGCCAGGAGAAGCTTCCAGATATGATTCCGATGTGGAAAGTACAGAATAAAGACTATAGCAACACCAAGGGTTATAAGGCAGGTTTGGTTACTCGCCAGTGGGGCTATCTGGATTCTCCTGATACAGAAATCATGTCGGGTGGCGAAAGTGCCAAGAGCTATGGAGCCATCGCCATCGGTCGCCATGCCAACTTCTTGCATTGGGGTTTCTCTGCGTCTCCTGCAGATATGACAGAAGAAGCTAAGCCGGTTTTCCTCAATGCAGTTATTTATATCAACAAGTTTAAAGGTCATCATATCATTGCCCGCAAACTCAATGAGGGAATTTCTACCCGCACTACAATTGATGAGCACAAATATACCGTAAGCAAAGAAAACTACGAAGCTTACAAAAACTCGATTGAAGATTTCAACAATCAGATTAAGCATCTGGCGGATTCACTTCAAAAGGTGGTTGCTGCTGGCGGCAAGATGAGCGAAACAGACAAGATGTATATGAAAATGGCAGAAAATCCTCAACCCATTTCATCCTATATTGACTATGTAAAGGAAAGGGCAGGAGAACTGTATGAAATGTTTGGCACCGATGTTGACAAATATTCAAGCTATTATACCGAAAATCGCCCATATTTCTATTGCAAGCTCAATGAATATGGAGAAATTCTTGACGAAGATGCCAAGAGCATCGGCATCGCCAATAACGACAAGCGTATCCTTGACAAAGCTATCTCCATGTGGGAAAAAGGCAAAGACATAGAGAAGGCAAAGCGCATCCTCTATCGCTATACGTTGCTCCGTTACGACAATGCCAAGCAATGGCGAGAGTGGTATAATAAATATCAGAGCAAACTCTTCTTTACTGAGAGCGGAGGCTGGCTGTGGCTGGTCAATGATCTCGATCCGAAGACTCCAGGCAATGACTACAGCGTTCTCAAATTCTACGAATTCAATGAAAGCAACATCGCTCCTATCCAAGAGAAAGCAACCAAAGAAGAGCCTGTTGCCCTATCATCCGCTGTCAGCGCTGTGGGCAAAGACAAGGAACTCATCATCCGCATGAAGATATATCCAGGCTATCACATCTATGCAAAGGTAAGCGATCAGGACCCTTATATCCAGACGACTTATGACCTCAAGGCAGAAGGCGATGTCAAACTGGTAGGCGAACTTCAGAAACCTGTTGGCAGACCTATGGCAGGCTCTAAATCTATCATCCTTGAAGGTGAGCAGATTTTCCGTCAGAAGATAGAAGGCAAATCGGGTAAGATTACCTTTATAGTCAACTATCAGGCTTGCGATAGCCATGTTTGTCTGATGCCAAAGAGCAAGACTATCACGATAGAATTATAA